In Lycium ferocissimum isolate CSIRO_LF1 chromosome 11, AGI_CSIRO_Lferr_CH_V1, whole genome shotgun sequence, a single genomic region encodes these proteins:
- the LOC132038303 gene encoding UBP1-associated protein 2C-like — MCLKHKGEKRGFFFVITLAGMQNKKAVINLFLIFASKLMKSRNYIELLKMPAKVYRIALKISETEHLFKMERALQLAFNTPATSDTHIAELWLNVHLNKKNDQEMSIQNMNQSLSHDQLNKIAEGISVLLPGVLENVLSGTKTTSREGSIHRKLFVGSLGLHTTSETLHQIFSAYGELEEAFVVIDKSGISKEYGFVIFKNVRSAIMALKEPYKRIDGKMTVTKVANSRTKDGENESLRTIYVSNVPRDMFPGKLLEYFSSYGVIEKGPFGFDKETGKSKGYAIFVYKTLEGAKTAIYEPSKCVDGQYLTCEMANPRTKKKPRTIPNLCNYGTGFYDRYKNERSMFDGYGSRPEVSQVGTQYVPCQGNGQMYAQKCDCGLVSNGNIHGGLSPTVMGLNHMGSGLCSNMGHADFSFWSSDFPRRKPLWF; from the exons ATGTGTTTGAAGCATAAAGGAGAAAAGAGAGGTTTCTTCTTTGTGATTACTCTTGCAG GTATGCAGAATAAGAAAGCAGTAATT AATCTTTTTCTGATATTTGCATCAAAGCTAATGAAGAGCAGGAACTACATTGAGCTACTGAAGATGCCAGCAAAG GTATACAGAATAGCTCTAAAAATCTCAGAAACAGAACATCTCTTTAAAATGGAAAGAGCCCTGCAATTGGCATTTAATACCCCAGCAACATCAGACACACACATAGCCG AGTTATGGCTAAATGTTCATTTgaacaagaaaaatgatcaaGAAATGAGCATACAAAACATGAATCAGTCTCTTTCTCATGACCAACTCAACAAAATTGCAGAAGGCATATCTGTTTTACTTCCCGGGGTACTAGAAAACGTACTTTCCGGGACTAAAACTACGTCCCGCGAGGGTTCTATTCATCGAAAGCTCTTCGTTGGGAGTCTCGGGTTACATACTACATCCGAGACTCTGCATCAAATTTTCTCTGCCTATGGAGAACTAGAAGAAGCTTTCGTGGTTATAGATAAATCCGGTATAAGCAAAGAGTACGGCTTTGTGATTTTCAAGAATGTAAGGAGCGCTATAATGGCACTGAAAGAGCCATACAAGAGGATCGATGGAAAAATGACGGTTACAAAGGTTGCTAATTCGAGAACCAAAGACGGAGAAAATGAGTCTCTACGTACAATTTATGTGTCCAACGTGCCACGTGACATGTTTCCTGGTAAATTATTGGAGTACTTCTCGTCTTATGGCGTGATAGAAAAGGGTCCATTTGGTTTCGATAAGGAAACAGGAAAATCAAAAGGTTACGCGATTTTCGTGTACAAAACACTAGAAGGTGCCAAAACTGCAATTTATGAACCTAGTAAGTGTGTTGATGGACAATATTTGACTTGTGAAATGGCCAATCCGCGAACAAAGAAAAAACCGCGCACCATTCCAAATTTATGCAATTATGGAACCGGTTTTTATGACCGTTACAAGAATGAAAGATCAATGTTCGATGGTTATGGCTCGAGACCAGAAGTGTCACAAGTTGGTACTCAGTATGTCCCTTGTCAGGGCAATGGGCAAATGTATGCACAAAAATGTGATTGTGGGCTGGTTTCTAATGGCAACATTCATGGGGGCTTATCACCAACAGTTATGGGCCTCAATCACATGGGCTCTGGGCTTTGTTCTAATATGGGCCATGCAGATTTCAGTTTTTGGTCCTCAGATTTTCCAAGGCGCAAGCCATTATGGTTTTGA
- the LOC132037887 gene encoding ABC transporter G family member 10-like, producing MELPVTTPDSGGQKKGSYTIETRNLSYALPSLYDEFSWMFCCKNPKRPQKFIIKDVNCEARPGQITAIAGPSGAGKTTLLEILAGKISPTKVTGHVLVNGHAVNAKCFRRLSGYVTQEDALFPLLTVEETLMYSALLRLQSGKKEVANRVEVLIKELGLENVAGARVGGGSNRGISGGERRRVSIGVELVHDPAVILIDEPTSGLDSASALHVISLLQVMVAHQSKTIVLTIHQPGFRILELFDRLVLLSNGCVLHNGSLKYLEDRIKFSGLQIPPHINVLEFAIDVTGSIVIQSSETPNIHFHLKDHGEKKGSLRKDDEGYTISSHNDNTLETCPSYSNSHIEETLILGGRFCKNIFRTKQLFATRIIQALVAGFILGSIFMNVDNNLGQVALQTRLGFFAFSLTFLLSSMTEGLPIFLQERAIFMRETSRGAYRVSSYVVANTFVFLPFLLMVGLLYTIPVYWLVGLRRNMDGFFYFAMVVWMVVLMSNSFTACFSALVPNFIMGTSIIAGLMGSFFLFSGYFLSKEKIPSYWIFMHYLSLFKYPFECFLINEYGGKGGKRCLESEGGECKLFAIDFLRQQDVKESLKWSNLAVMLCFILGYRVLCYLILWCRCYRTRN from the coding sequence ATGGAACTTCCAGTAACGACACCGGATTCCGGTGGCCAGAAGAAAGGTTCATATACCATAGAAACCAGAAATCTTTCCTATGCACTCCCTAGTTTGTATGACGAATTCAGTTGGATGTTTTGCTGCAAGAATCCTAAGAGACCTCAGAAGTTCATCATAAAGGATGTGAATTGTGAAGCAAGGCCAGGACAGATTACAGCTATTGCTGGTCCTAGTGGGGCTGGAAAAACAACACTGTTAGAGATTCTTGCAGGGAAAATATCACCAACAAAAGTCACTGGACATGTACTAGTTAATGGTCATGCTGTGAATGCCAAATGTTTTAGGAGATTATCCGGTTATGTCACACAAGAAGATGCCCTGTTTCCTCTGCTCACAGTTGAAGAAACACTCATGTATAGTGCTCTACTGAGGCTACAAAGTGGGAAAAAAGAGGTTGCAAATAGAGTTGAAGTGTTGATCAAGGAGCTTGGTTTGGAAAATGTTGCTGGTGCTAGAGTTGGGGGAGGATCAAACAGGGGAATTTCGGGTGGCGAAAGGCGTAGGGTGTCGATTGGAGTTGAATTAGTTCATGATCCTGCTGTGATTCTCATTGATGAGCCAACATCTGGGCTGGATTCAGCATCAGCACTTCATGTTATATCACTCCTTCAAGTGATGGTGGCTCATCAAAGCAAGACAATTGTATTGACTATCCACCAACCTGGTTTTCGTATTCTTGAACTGTTTGATCGACTTGTTTTGCTTTCAAATGGGTGTGTTCTTCACAATGGTTCGTTGAAGTATCTAGAAGACAGGATCAAGTTTTCCGGTCTCCAAATTCCACCCCACAtcaatgttcttgaatttgccATTGATGTCACAGGCAGCATTGTCATTCAATCTTCTGAAACTCCCAATatccatttccatctcaaggaTCATGGCGAAAAGAAGGGAAGTCTAAGGAAAGATGATGAGGGATATACAATTTCCAGCCACAATGACAACACGTTAGAGACGTGTCCTTCCTATTCAAATTCTCATATTGAGGAGACTTTAATACTAGGAGGAAGATTTTGCAAGAACATATTCAGAACCAAGCAACTTTTTGCAACAAGAATAATACAAGCATTGGTAGCAGGCTTTATATTGGGGTCAATATTCATGAATGTTGATAACAATCTAGGGCAGGTTGCTTTACAAACCAGACTAGGATTCTTCGCGTTCAGTTTAACGTTCTTGCTCTCCTCCATGACAGAAGGCTTACCTATTTTCTTGCAAGAGAGAGCAATCTTTATGAGAGAGACTTCAAGAGGAGCATATAGAGTATCCTCTTATGTTGTGGCAAACACATTTGTCTTCCTTCCTTTCCTCTTAATGGTTGGCCTTCTCTACACTATCCCGGTTTACTGGCTCGTTGGTCTGAGGCGAAACATGGATGGGTTCTTCTACTTTGCCATGGTGGTTTGGATGGTTGTCTtaatgtcaaattctttcactGCATGTTTCAGCGCGCTTGTCCCAAACTTCATCATGGGAACATCTATTATTGCTGGGTTGATGGGGTCTTTCTTCCTGTTTTCAGGCTATTTCCTTTCAAAAGAGAAGATACCTAGTTACTGGATCTTCATGCATTACTTAAGTCTGTTTAAGTACCCGTTCGAGTGCTTCTTGATAAATGAGTATGGGGGCAAGGGAGGGAAAAGATGTTTAGAAAGTGAAGGAGGAGAATGCAAGTTGTTCGCGATTGACTTCTTGAGACAGCAAGACGTTAAAGAATCATTGAAATGGAGCAACTTAGCTGTGATGCTGTGTTTCATCTTGGGTTACAGAGTCCTCTGTTATCTAATATTATGGTGCAGATGTTACAGAACCAGAAACTAG